Proteins encoded by one window of Clostridium perfringens:
- the treP gene encoding PTS system trehalose-specific EIIBC component, which translates to MSKFEKDAKLLTEYIGGKENVAAVTHCATRMRFVLNDTSKADVEKIKAIPCVKGTFTQAGQFQVIIGPEVATFYNDFVGQTGVSGESKEEVKKAAKKNMNIVQRAVAGLAEIFAPLIPAIIVGGLILGFRNVIGDMKLFEDGTKSLVEISQFWAGTHSFLWLIGEAIFHFLPVGVVWSIAKKMGADQMLGIVIGITLVSPQLLNAYSAGNGAAAPVWDFGFAQVPMIGYQAQVLPAIMVGFTFVYLERLFKKITPGPIQMIIVPFFSVIPTVLLAHTVLGPIGWKIGSVISGAIVAGLTSSFGWLFAGIFGMIYAPLVITGLHHTLLPVDLQLISDIGGTFLWPIIALSNIAQASAVLAMIYVNRKDEDEKQISIPACISGYLGVTEPAMFGVNLKYLYPFIASMIGAGVSGMFSMAMGCMANSVGVGGLPAILSMQSSSMLMYLVAMGIAIVVPFILTIVFSKTKLANMASK; encoded by the coding sequence ATGAGTAAGTTTGAAAAAGATGCAAAGTTACTAACAGAGTACATAGGCGGAAAAGAAAACGTAGCTGCAGTTACTCACTGTGCTACAAGAATGAGATTCGTTTTAAATGATACAAGCAAAGCAGATGTTGAAAAAATAAAAGCTATTCCTTGTGTAAAAGGAACTTTTACACAAGCAGGACAGTTTCAAGTAATAATTGGACCAGAAGTTGCAACTTTTTATAATGATTTTGTTGGACAGACTGGAGTATCTGGAGAAAGTAAGGAAGAAGTCAAGAAGGCTGCTAAGAAGAATATGAATATAGTTCAGAGAGCAGTTGCAGGCTTAGCAGAAATATTTGCTCCGTTAATACCAGCTATCATAGTTGGAGGTCTTATATTAGGATTCCGTAATGTAATCGGAGATATGAAATTATTTGAAGATGGAACTAAGAGTTTAGTTGAAATTTCTCAATTCTGGGCAGGAACACATAGTTTCTTATGGTTAATAGGAGAGGCAATATTCCACTTCTTACCTGTAGGAGTTGTTTGGTCAATTGCTAAGAAAATGGGAGCAGATCAAATGCTAGGAATAGTTATTGGTATAACTTTAGTATCTCCACAATTATTAAATGCATATAGTGCAGGTAATGGAGCCGCTGCTCCAGTTTGGGACTTTGGATTTGCTCAAGTTCCAATGATAGGATATCAAGCACAAGTTTTACCAGCAATCATGGTTGGATTCACTTTTGTTTACTTAGAAAGATTATTTAAGAAGATTACACCAGGTCCTATACAAATGATAATAGTACCATTTTTCTCAGTAATTCCAACAGTATTATTAGCACACACTGTTTTAGGACCTATAGGTTGGAAAATAGGTAGCGTAATATCAGGAGCTATAGTGGCAGGCTTAACATCATCATTTGGATGGTTATTTGCAGGAATTTTTGGAATGATTTATGCACCATTAGTTATAACAGGATTACATCATACTTTATTACCAGTTGATTTACAACTTATAAGTGATATAGGTGGAACATTCTTATGGCCAATAATTGCATTATCAAATATAGCTCAAGCATCAGCAGTTTTAGCTATGATATATGTAAATAGAAAAGATGAAGATGAAAAACAAATATCAATACCAGCATGTATTTCAGGATATTTAGGGGTAACTGAACCTGCAATGTTTGGGGTTAACTTAAAATATCTATATCCATTCATAGCTTCTATGATTGGAGCAGGAGTTTCTGGTATGTTCTCAATGGCAATGGGATGTATGGCAAACTCAGTAGGAGTTGGTGGATTACCAGCAATCTTATCAATGCAATCATCTAGTATGTTAATGTATTTAGTTGCAATGGGAATAGCAATAGTTGTACCATTCATCTTAACAATAGTGTTCTCAAAGACAAAATTAGCTAATATGGCTTCAAAATAA
- the treR gene encoding trehalose operon repressor — MSSKYLKIYNDIVGKIDSGIFEANTKLPSESQLMDEYNVSRDTVRKSLNLLEQNGYIEKSKGKGSFVLDMNKFDFPVSGIKSFKEIENSLGKECETILEELTLKSPSDSLMKKLEVSPNKYVWSVVRVRNIDGEKIILDKDYLNAEFVPRLTEEICKDSLYKYIEGELGLKIAYAEKEITVQTATEEDQRLLDLRGYDMVAVVKSYTYLEGRKLFQYTESRHRPDKFKFVDFARR; from the coding sequence ATGTCTAGTAAGTATTTAAAAATATATAATGATATTGTTGGAAAAATAGATAGTGGAATTTTTGAAGCAAATACTAAATTGCCTTCAGAATCACAACTTATGGATGAATATAATGTATCTAGGGATACTGTAAGAAAATCCTTAAATTTATTAGAGCAAAATGGGTATATTGAAAAATCTAAAGGTAAGGGATCCTTTGTACTTGATATGAATAAATTTGATTTTCCTGTGTCAGGTATAAAGAGCTTTAAAGAGATTGAAAATAGCTTAGGAAAAGAGTGCGAAACTATATTAGAGGAATTAACATTAAAAAGTCCTAGTGATAGCCTTATGAAAAAATTAGAGGTTTCTCCTAATAAATATGTTTGGAGTGTAGTAAGAGTTAGAAATATTGATGGTGAAAAGATAATTTTAGATAAGGACTATTTAAATGCAGAGTTTGTTCCAAGACTTACAGAAGAAATATGCAAGGATTCTTTATATAAATATATAGAGGGAGAATTAGGGTTAAAAATAGCCTATGCTGAAAAAGAGATAACAGTACAAACTGCTACTGAGGAAGATCAAAGACTTTTAGATTTAAGAGGATATGATATGGTAGCTGTGGTTAAAAGTTATACATATTTAGAAGGAAGAAAATTATTTCAATATACAGAGTCAAGACATAGACCAGATAAATTTAAGTTTGTAGATTTTGCAAGAAGATAG
- a CDS encoding DUF4179 domain-containing protein has product MNKKDLDKINLPNNLDDIIDEAINMAHEDKKKNKIKGKGYKKVFKNIAAGLAIITGIGVGTTTLAYGVPVIKNAFERIQKEIWNKGDYSKYATEVNQTVSNNGVGITLSEILCDGQNLYVSYVIESKEPFKYIKYKYDPVKDYDITKEQAEKIEQMQLDYGAEAKVSFTDSELDNSGVSGLEGRFIDDHTFVGVEEYNLTSLNMRIPDEFEFIINFNSIVEEGWNSERDKDNVLEGTWNFKVPVKVDKSLSKCIEVNDMNKEGVGIKEVIATPIKLKLVTTGYDREKNNYWVRVYDEKGNILRTSSGEELSSYGEYLSTIAKEGEDIKKIKVEIYKPFVDENGKDYFHDPRETILYSKEINLE; this is encoded by the coding sequence ATGAATAAAAAAGACTTAGATAAGATAAATTTACCAAATAATTTAGATGATATTATAGATGAGGCAATAAATATGGCTCATGAGGATAAAAAGAAAAATAAAATAAAAGGTAAAGGGTATAAGAAAGTATTTAAAAATATTGCAGCAGGACTTGCAATAATTACTGGAATTGGTGTTGGTACAACCACCTTGGCTTATGGGGTTCCAGTAATCAAGAATGCTTTTGAAAGAATACAAAAGGAAATATGGAATAAAGGGGATTACTCAAAATATGCAACAGAAGTTAATCAGACTGTCTCTAATAATGGGGTAGGAATAACTTTGTCAGAGATTCTTTGTGATGGACAGAATTTATATGTAAGCTATGTAATTGAAAGTAAAGAACCTTTTAAATATATAAAATATAAATATGATCCTGTGAAAGATTATGACATAACTAAAGAACAAGCAGAAAAAATTGAACAAATGCAATTAGATTACGGAGCTGAAGCTAAAGTAAGTTTTACAGATAGTGAGTTAGATAATAGTGGAGTTTCAGGATTAGAAGGAAGATTCATAGATGATCATACTTTTGTTGGAGTAGAAGAGTACAATTTAACAAGCTTAAACATGAGGATTCCAGATGAATTTGAATTTATAATAAATTTCAATTCAATAGTTGAAGAAGGATGGAATAGTGAGAGAGATAAAGATAATGTATTAGAAGGAACTTGGAACTTTAAAGTGCCAGTAAAAGTTGATAAATCTTTATCTAAGTGTATAGAAGTTAATGATATGAATAAGGAGGGTGTTGGTATTAAAGAAGTAATAGCAACTCCAATTAAATTAAAATTAGTTACTACTGGCTATGACAGAGAAAAGAATAATTACTGGGTAAGAGTTTATGATGAAAAAGGGAATATATTAAGAACAAGCAGTGGAGAAGAATTATCTAGTTATGGAGAATACTTATCAACTATTGCTAAGGAAGGTGAAGATATTAAAAAAATAAAAGTTGAAATTTATAAACCATTTGTAGATGAAAATGGAAAAGATTATTTTCATGATCCTAGAGAAACTATATTATATTCTAAGGAAATAAATTTAGAATAA
- a CDS encoding stage V sporulation protein D — translation MKRSYRDMAIIRKRLSFILAFIIIMCFILSIRLSYVMIVKGPEYAELAVEQWTNEVKISARRGKILDRDLNELAVSSNVYRVDFNLNAIRSYTKKTGKTNEELALEISKVLEMDKDTVLKKLEFKLPSGAPAGAAILARRIEKEKADKVKELEIPGVMVSPDTQRYYPNDNFLSHVLGTTNSDGVGLNGIELKYDRVLSGSPGLKITEMVKDGAEYPYTISRFTAPVDGKDVVLTIDEKLQYFAEQIAEIGLVHHNADAASVIIMNPNNGEILAMSNKPDFNPNKPYDGAENFSGNTSSDRIQKMWRNRSVSDSFEPGSIFKIITASAAVQEGVAGKDETYTCSGGLQKGDRFIKCWKRGGHGTQTFEEIIQNSCNVGFMNLGEKLGAEKLNEYIKKFGLGKKSGVDLPGESPGIVKKTENITDMDLATISFGQTNTVNPIQFMTAVNAVANGGTLIQPHVVKEISYIDENNDRVIDETFVPKKTENLISKETADQIKLALENAVKNGSAKGAYKEGYGVAGKTGTAQKVNPETGGYGGGYVASFVGFAPYDNPQISVMVSVDNPKNGEYYGGRVAAPLAGMLLQNIFNYIDLTEFHLDEKLPEKETVIIPEVRGLPINDATSMLKELSISYEIEGEGEFIVESNPAPGYPISPDTKITLIAGDSSNLNSDVIIPDFKNYSKESAEKLLNQLGLIGEFVGEGPSVTKQSISPDEVVNGNSKITLTLGY, via the coding sequence TTGAAAAGATCATATAGAGATATGGCCATAATAAGAAAAAGACTTTCGTTTATCCTAGCATTTATTATAATTATGTGTTTTATACTAAGCATTAGATTATCTTATGTAATGATAGTTAAAGGACCTGAATATGCAGAACTAGCTGTTGAACAATGGACAAACGAAGTTAAAATATCTGCAAGAAGAGGAAAAATACTAGATAGGGATCTAAACGAGCTTGCTGTTAGTTCTAATGTTTATAGAGTTGACTTCAACCTAAATGCAATTAGATCTTATACAAAGAAAACTGGAAAAACTAATGAAGAATTAGCTTTAGAAATTTCTAAGGTTCTTGAAATGGATAAGGATACAGTTTTAAAAAAATTAGAATTTAAACTTCCTTCTGGAGCTCCTGCTGGTGCTGCAATCCTTGCTAGAAGAATAGAAAAGGAGAAAGCTGATAAAGTTAAAGAATTAGAAATACCAGGAGTAATGGTTTCTCCAGATACTCAAAGATACTATCCTAATGATAATTTTCTTTCTCATGTACTAGGTACTACTAACTCTGACGGTGTTGGACTAAATGGTATTGAGCTAAAATATGATAGAGTTTTATCTGGAAGTCCTGGATTAAAAATAACTGAGATGGTTAAAGACGGTGCTGAATATCCTTATACTATTTCTAGATTTACAGCCCCTGTAGATGGCAAAGATGTAGTCTTAACAATTGATGAAAAATTACAATACTTTGCTGAACAAATCGCTGAAATAGGTTTAGTACATCATAATGCTGATGCAGCATCAGTAATAATAATGAATCCAAACAATGGTGAAATCTTAGCTATGTCTAACAAACCAGACTTTAATCCAAATAAACCTTATGATGGGGCTGAAAATTTTTCTGGAAATACTTCCTCAGATAGAATTCAAAAAATGTGGAGAAATAGATCTGTTTCAGACTCCTTCGAACCTGGTTCTATTTTTAAGATAATAACAGCTTCCGCCGCAGTCCAAGAAGGGGTAGCTGGTAAGGATGAAACCTATACCTGTAGTGGTGGTCTTCAAAAAGGTGATAGATTCATTAAATGCTGGAAAAGAGGTGGCCATGGCACTCAAACCTTTGAAGAAATAATACAAAATTCATGTAACGTTGGATTTATGAATTTAGGAGAAAAATTAGGTGCTGAAAAATTAAATGAATATATTAAAAAATTTGGTCTTGGAAAAAAATCCGGTGTAGATTTACCTGGTGAATCTCCTGGAATAGTTAAGAAAACAGAAAATATAACAGATATGGACTTAGCAACTATTTCTTTTGGTCAAACTAATACTGTTAACCCAATTCAATTCATGACTGCAGTTAATGCCGTTGCCAATGGTGGCACATTAATTCAACCCCATGTTGTTAAAGAAATAAGTTATATAGATGAAAATAATGATAGAGTTATAGATGAAACCTTTGTCCCTAAAAAAACAGAAAATTTAATAAGCAAAGAAACTGCTGATCAAATAAAATTAGCCCTAGAAAACGCAGTAAAAAATGGATCAGCAAAAGGAGCTTATAAAGAAGGATATGGAGTTGCTGGTAAAACAGGTACTGCCCAAAAAGTTAATCCTGAAACTGGTGGATATGGTGGAGGATATGTAGCTTCCTTTGTTGGTTTTGCTCCTTATGATAATCCACAAATATCTGTTATGGTATCTGTTGATAATCCTAAAAATGGAGAATATTATGGTGGTAGAGTTGCAGCACCTTTAGCTGGAATGCTACTCCAAAATATATTTAACTATATAGATTTAACAGAATTCCACTTAGATGAAAAACTTCCTGAAAAAGAAACTGTTATAATTCCTGAAGTTCGTGGATTACCTATAAATGATGCTACAAGTATGCTAAAAGAATTAAGTATATCTTACGAAATAGAAGGTGAAGGTGAATTTATAGTTGAAAGTAATCCTGCTCCTGGCTATCCAATATCTCCTGATACAAAAATAACTTTAATAGCTGGTGATAGTTCAAACTTAAATAGTGATGTTATAATTCCAGACTTTAAAAACTATTCTAAAGAATCTGCTGAAAAACTTCTTAATCAGTTAGGTCTTATAGGAGAATTTGTTGGTGAAGGACCATCTGTAACTAAGCAAAGTATTTCACCTGATGAAGTTGTAAATGGAAATTCAAAAATTACATTAACCTTAGGATATTAA
- the treC gene encoding alpha,alpha-phosphotrehalase, producing the protein MKDFKKSVVYQIYPKSFKDSNGDGLGDLRGVIEKLDYLKNLGVDYIWMTPFYVSPQKDNGYDIADYYKIDPRYGTMEDFEELVKEAKGRNIDIMLDMVFNHTSTEHEWFKRALKGEEKYKNYYIFKEGKKGEPPTNWISKFGGNAWEYVEELGEYYLHLFDVSQADLNWDNKELREEIYKVVNFWIDKGVKGFRLDVINLISKPEKFENDYEGDGRRFYTDGHRIHEYLKELNERTFGKDVEIVTVGEMSSTTIENCIKYSNPKEKELSMVFNFHHLKVDYKDGQKWSLMDFDFIELKKLFNNWQRGMINGGGWNAVFWCNHDQPRVNSRFGDVKKYFNESSKMLATSIHMMSGTPYVYQGEEIGMTNPGFESIEEYRDVESINYFNILKEEGIDEKEIMEILKSKSRDNSRTPVQWNEEKNAGFTTGTPWINIANNYREINVERALENKDSVFYHYKKLIELRKNEDVIAYGDYIQFLEDHPKVYAYERNYNGEKLLVINNFYGEECLVDLSKEIEGLENYNKSILISNYKDSTLDLLSLKLRPYESIVYKLEK; encoded by the coding sequence ATGAAAGATTTTAAGAAAAGTGTTGTTTATCAGATATATCCAAAATCATTTAAGGATTCAAATGGAGATGGTCTTGGAGATTTAAGAGGAGTAATTGAAAAATTAGATTATCTTAAAAATTTAGGAGTAGATTATATTTGGATGACTCCATTTTATGTATCTCCTCAAAAAGATAATGGATATGATATAGCAGATTATTATAAAATTGATCCTAGATATGGAACTATGGAAGATTTTGAAGAATTGGTTAAAGAAGCTAAAGGCAGAAATATAGATATTATGCTTGATATGGTTTTTAATCATACTTCTACAGAGCATGAATGGTTTAAAAGAGCTTTAAAGGGCGAAGAAAAATATAAAAATTATTACATTTTTAAAGAAGGAAAAAAAGGAGAACCACCAACAAATTGGATTTCAAAGTTTGGAGGGAATGCTTGGGAGTATGTTGAGGAGCTAGGAGAGTATTACCTACATTTATTTGATGTTTCACAGGCTGATTTAAACTGGGATAATAAAGAATTAAGAGAAGAAATCTATAAAGTGGTGAATTTCTGGATAGATAAAGGGGTTAAAGGATTTAGATTAGATGTTATAAACCTTATTTCTAAGCCAGAAAAATTTGAAAATGATTATGAAGGAGATGGAAGAAGATTTTATACTGATGGGCATAGAATACATGAGTATTTAAAAGAACTTAATGAAAGAACTTTTGGTAAAGATGTAGAAATAGTAACTGTTGGTGAAATGTCATCAACAACTATAGAAAACTGTATAAAATATTCTAATCCTAAGGAAAAAGAATTATCAATGGTATTTAATTTTCATCATTTAAAGGTTGATTATAAAGATGGTCAAAAATGGTCTTTAATGGATTTTGATTTTATTGAATTAAAAAAACTTTTTAATAATTGGCAAAGAGGAATGATTAATGGAGGAGGCTGGAATGCTGTTTTTTGGTGTAACCACGATCAACCAAGAGTTAATTCAAGATTTGGAGATGTAAAGAAATACTTTAATGAATCTTCAAAAATGCTAGCGACTTCAATTCATATGATGAGTGGAACTCCTTATGTATATCAAGGAGAAGAAATTGGAATGACAAATCCAGGTTTTGAAAGTATTGAAGAATATAGAGATGTAGAATCAATAAACTATTTCAATATTTTAAAAGAAGAGGGAATTGATGAAAAAGAAATAATGGAAATCCTTAAGAGCAAATCAAGAGATAACTCAAGAACTCCTGTTCAATGGAATGAAGAAAAAAATGCTGGGTTTACTACAGGAACTCCTTGGATAAATATTGCTAATAATTATAGAGAAATAAATGTTGAAAGAGCTTTAGAAAATAAGGATTCTGTATTTTATCATTATAAGAAACTTATTGAATTAAGAAAGAATGAAGATGTAATAGCCTATGGAGATTACATTCAGTTTTTAGAAGATCATCCTAAAGTTTATGCTTATGAAAGAAATTATAATGGTGAAAAGTTACTTGTTATAAATAACTTCTATGGAGAAGAGTGCTTAGTAGATTTATCAAAGGAAATTGAAGGGCTAGAAAATTACAATAAGAGTATTTTAATATCTAATTATAAGGATAGTACATTAGATTTATTAAGTTTAAAGTTAAGACCATATGAATCAATAGTTTATAAATTAGAAAAGTAA
- a CDS encoding peptidoglycan recognition protein family protein, protein MEHTKIKNINLSKRRKKIFRRRLIFLISIILIIGGSIFFVFSKMNKDESYRDAYKKNISSRELEKMRQELDIKEVDYKWGSGLKKGNSPKRLIIHHSATDSPETPEDIHKFHLDNGWSGIGYHFYIREDGTIYKGRDENVIGAHAKNANYNTLGICIEGNFEKEGLKEAQKNSLVKLGTYLSLKYPIKDILPHREVVDTLCPGTLFPMDNIKSSIIEEIKNM, encoded by the coding sequence TTGGAGCATACTAAAATTAAGAATATTAATTTATCAAAGAGAAGAAAAAAGATTTTTAGAAGAAGACTTATATTTTTAATTAGTATTATATTGATTATTGGTGGAAGTATTTTCTTTGTTTTTTCTAAAATGAATAAAGATGAGAGTTATAGAGATGCTTATAAAAAGAATATTTCAAGTAGAGAGTTAGAAAAAATGAGGCAGGAATTAGATATAAAAGAAGTTGATTATAAATGGGGAAGCGGGCTTAAAAAGGGGAATTCACCTAAAAGATTAATTATTCATCATTCAGCAACAGATTCACCAGAAACTCCAGAAGATATTCATAAGTTTCATTTAGATAATGGATGGAGTGGAATAGGATATCATTTTTATATAAGGGAGGATGGGACAATTTATAAAGGTAGAGATGAAAATGTAATAGGAGCTCATGCAAAAAATGCAAATTATAATACCTTAGGAATATGCATTGAAGGAAACTTTGAAAAAGAGGGTTTAAAAGAGGCACAAAAAAATTCACTTGTTAAACTAGGAACTTATTTAAGCTTAAAATATCCAATAAAAGATATACTTCCACACAGGGAAGTTGTGGATACTTTATGTCCAGGCACACTTTTTCCAATGGATAATATAAAAAGTAGCATTATTGAGGAAATAAAGAATATGTGA
- a CDS encoding sigma-70 family RNA polymerase sigma factor, giving the protein MEKTMSISYLDIDRKNELNEIRLIKESMKGNKESFGILIKKNKEYLYKMAFLYVKDEQDALEVIHETVYRAFLNIEKLKKAKFFNTWITRILINVSIDFLKKKGKNEMLDESTPIRKEKCEISTEEKLDLYNAIDLLNDNYKTVIIMMYFNDMKIKDISKVMEIPENTVKTYLRRAKQALGEVLKEGYLNE; this is encoded by the coding sequence ATGGAAAAAACTATGAGTATATCATATCTAGATATAGATAGAAAAAATGAATTAAATGAAATTAGATTAATAAAAGAATCAATGAAAGGAAATAAAGAATCCTTTGGAATCCTTATAAAAAAGAATAAAGAATACTTATACAAAATGGCGTTTCTATATGTTAAAGATGAGCAGGATGCTCTTGAAGTTATACATGAAACCGTATATAGAGCCTTTTTAAATATTGAAAAATTAAAAAAAGCAAAGTTTTTTAACACATGGATTACAAGAATTTTAATAAATGTATCAATTGATTTTCTAAAGAAAAAAGGAAAAAATGAAATGTTGGATGAAAGTACACCGATAAGAAAAGAAAAATGTGAAATATCTACAGAGGAAAAGTTAGATTTATATAATGCAATAGATTTATTAAATGATAATTATAAAACAGTAATAATCATGATGTACTTTAATGATATGAAAATAAAAGATATCTCAAAGGTTATGGAAATTCCAGAAAACACAGTTAAAACTTATTTAAGAAGAGCAAAACAAGCTTTAGGTGAGGTTTTAAAGGAGGGCTATTTAAATGAATAA
- the ribD gene encoding bifunctional diaminohydroxyphosphoribosylaminopyrimidine deaminase/5-amino-6-(5-phosphoribosylamino)uracil reductase RibD produces the protein MDEFFMKKALELARKGEGYVNPNPLVGAVIVKGGEIIGQGYHEFFGGNHAEINAINSSIKSTEGATIYVTLEPCCHYGKTPPCIEAIIKNKFKRVVVGTLDQNPLVSGKSIKILRESGIEVKVGVLEKECIRLNEIFNFYIKENRPFIALKWAMTLDGKIATKEFKSKWITNRKSREFVHSLRNKYSSIMVGINTVLKDNPDLRCRLNKNKELERKHFRIVLDSKLRIPLDSEILKNQNESKTLIFTTNKKDKIKNEKLKDIGIEVIEVNLDEGKININQVLECLKEKNIDSVLIEGGGNLNFTFLENKKVNKIYAFVAPKVFGGKNAITPVEGEGIRNVLDAFEFPEVNLKNFDKDILIECGLS, from the coding sequence TTGGATGAATTTTTTATGAAAAAAGCTTTGGAATTAGCTAGAAAAGGAGAGGGATATGTAAATCCAAATCCTTTGGTAGGAGCTGTTATTGTTAAGGGTGGAGAAATAATAGGACAAGGATATCATGAGTTTTTTGGAGGAAATCATGCTGAAATTAATGCTATTAATAGTTCTATTAAATCTACTGAGGGAGCAACAATATATGTTACCTTAGAACCTTGTTGTCACTATGGTAAAACTCCTCCATGTATAGAAGCCATAATTAAAAATAAATTTAAGAGAGTAGTAGTTGGAACCTTAGACCAAAATCCTTTAGTATCAGGAAAGAGTATTAAAATTTTAAGAGAGTCAGGCATAGAGGTTAAGGTAGGAGTTTTAGAAAAGGAATGTATTAGATTAAATGAGATATTTAATTTTTATATTAAGGAAAACAGACCTTTTATTGCACTTAAATGGGCAATGACCTTAGATGGAAAAATAGCAACTAAGGAATTTAAATCAAAATGGATAACTAATAGAAAATCAAGAGAGTTTGTTCATTCCTTAAGAAATAAATATAGCTCAATAATGGTTGGAATAAATACTGTTTTAAAGGATAATCCAGATTTAAGATGTAGACTTAATAAAAATAAAGAGTTAGAAAGAAAGCATTTTAGGATAGTACTTGATAGTAAATTAAGAATTCCTTTAGATTCAGAAATATTAAAAAATCAAAATGAGTCAAAAACCTTAATTTTTACAACAAATAAAAAAGATAAGATAAAAAATGAAAAATTAAAAGATATAGGTATAGAGGTAATAGAAGTAAATTTAGATGAAGGAAAAATTAATATTAATCAGGTTTTAGAGTGTTTAAAAGAAAAAAATATTGATTCAGTTCTTATTGAAGGAGGAGGAAATTTAAATTTTACTTTTTTAGAAAATAAAAAAGTAAATAAGATATATGCCTTTGTTGCACCAAAAGTTTTTGGAGGAAAAAATGCTATTACTCCTGTTGAAGGGGAAGGAATAAGAAATGTTTTAGACGCCTTTGAATTTCCTGAAGTAAATTTGAAGAATTTTGATAAGGATATTTTAATTGAATGTGGCCTTAGTTAA
- a CDS encoding riboflavin synthase, which yields MFTGIVEEIGEVISIDKNEKSSLLKIRANKVLEDTKIGDSISTNGVCLTITTKGKDYFTAYVMGETLRKSNLGNLKKSSKVNLERAMSINGRFNGHIVTGHIDSTGEIISFKDEGEAIWVEIKVSYELSKYIVYKGSIAIDGISLTIAEVKGESFKVSVIPHSQEETTLTKRKIGDLVNIECDSIGKYVEKLLGFKKDSRKKKSVLTEEFLTINGFI from the coding sequence ATGTTTACTGGTATTGTAGAAGAAATAGGAGAAGTTATAAGCATAGATAAAAATGAAAAATCATCTTTACTGAAAATAAGAGCTAATAAGGTCTTAGAGGATACAAAGATAGGTGATAGTATATCAACAAATGGAGTTTGCTTAACTATAACAACTAAGGGAAAAGATTATTTTACTGCATATGTTATGGGAGAAACCTTAAGAAAAAGTAATCTTGGAAACTTAAAAAAATCAAGTAAGGTGAACTTAGAAAGAGCCATGAGTATTAATGGCAGATTTAATGGACATATAGTAACTGGCCATATTGATTCCACTGGAGAAATAATTTCTTTTAAAGATGAGGGGGAAGCAATATGGGTAGAAATTAAAGTTTCATATGAATTAAGCAAATATATAGTTTATAAAGGTTCTATAGCTATTGATGGAATAAGTTTAACTATTGCAGAGGTTAAAGGGGAAAGTTTTAAAGTTTCAGTAATTCCTCATAGCCAGGAAGAGACAACATTAACTAAAAGAAAAATTGGTGATTTAGTAAATATAGAATGTGACTCTATTGGTAAGTATGTTGAAAAGCTTTTAGGATTTAAAAAAGATAGTAGAAAGAAAAAGTCTGTTTTAACAGAAGAGTTTTTAACTATTAATGGGTTTATTTAA